The genomic window GTGCAGAAACAAGTACAACAAAGGGGATCATCTTTTTCTCAACAGCCACAGCCGGCAATGGAAACGACGGAAACACAATTGACAATAACGATATTATAAGCGATGCGGCCGGAAGGCCTATAAATGCAATATATTCAGCAGGGTCGACAGGCTTTGAAAACAGCGGGAACACCATCAGCAACAATAACATTTACGATGTTTGGCGCACAGCCTCAAACTCTTACGGAATTCAACTCGCCGGATTTACTACCGACTGGACCATTTCCGGAAATAGTTTTTATGAAACAACAACTTTTATACCCACCGGAGCCCGTACATATAATGCTATCAGGGTAGTTAATACTTCCGGGAATAATTTCATTGTCTCGGGTAATTACATTGGTGGTCAGGCGGCACAGTGCGGAGGCTCTCCATTAACTGTAAGCGCCGGTGTTGCCCATCTGTTTCGGGGTATTTACCTGAATGTTGGGGATACCACGGCATCATCAGTCCAAAACAACACCATTAAAAACTTTAATTATACCAGCACCAGCACTAATCCATGGCAAGGTATTAATATTATTGCAGGTTCGGTAAATATTGGCACTGCCACGGGCAATATCATTGGTTCTGCAACAGGCATAGAATCAGTTCTGATAACCGGTTCAGCAACCGGTACGAATGTGTATGGAATTAATATCGCAAGTGAAGGAACTGTCGATTGCCAAAACAACACCATTGGCTCCATTACTGCCGCTAATGATACTGCTAATTTTGCAAGTAACATATACGGGATAAATAAGACCGGCGCAGGGATAATAACTATTAGTAATAATACGGTTGGAAGCATTACAACAGCCAGCAGTATCAATGCAAGCTCAGCCAGTACAGCTAACGCCCAAAGTGTTATTGGAATTAGTTCTGCCGGAACCGGGACGCTCACCATAAACAACAATACTATATCCAATCTGACCAATAGCACTAACAATCCAACTGCCGCCACAGCAGGGATTATTAATGGTATTAAATCTACATCTGGTACGAATACTATTTCTAATAATACTATCCGGGATCTAAGTATTGCCAATGCGAATACTTCTGCAACCAATACGGCCTCTGCTTGCGGTATCGCACTGACCGGTGCTACGTTAAAAACCGTATCCGGAAATACAATTTACAATTTATCCAATACCTACGATGCTTTCGCAGGGAACGTTGTTGGTTTGTATTTTACCGGCAGCACAGGTGCCAATGTTGTTTCGGGTAATTTTATCCATAGCTTGTCGGTAACCGGCGCTTCTTCTGTTGCTGCTAAAGTGTATGGTATCAAGATAGCCGCAGGTGTTACTACCTACTACAACAATATCATCAATTTAGGCGGAAATACGGCCACTAACATTTATGGTATTTACGAAACAGGGGTAGCAAACAACAATAACAACCTCTATTTTAACACGGTGTATATTGGGGGAAGTTTGAGTTCGGGGGCTACGAATAAGTCCTATGCTTTATATAGTAACTCTTCTGCAAATACTCGCAATTTCAGAAATAACATTTTTGAAAATGCCCGTTCAACCACAGATGGTGCAAGTTTGCATTATGCCGCTTATTTTAACTATGCGGTTATCACTAGATTAACATTTGATTATAACGATTATTATGCTCCGGGTACCGGCGGCGTATTAGGATATTACAACGCTGCGAATGTAACCACACTCCCACTTATAACAGGGTTTGATGCTAATAGTTTAGCCATCGACCCCGTTTTTGCAAATGCGGGAGGTACAACCGCAACGGATTATATACCTTCTTCCGGTAATTTAGCTGGAACTAAAATTAGCACTATACCAACAGATTATTTATTAAATAACAGAGCAAATACACCCACGATGGGTGCTTTTGAAGGAACATTAGTTTTATATGTAGATGTTTACAAATCAGGAGTTTTTCAATCTGCCTACCCCCGGTTGAAAGATGCTTTTGATAGGATCAACGATGGAACGCATATAGATGCACTTGAACTTAGAATAAATGCAAACATCACCGAAACTACTTCGGCTGTGCTTTATCAGAGCGGATATACCGGTGCCGGGGGCACATCAAATTATACCTCAGTAAACATCTATCCCACTGTTACCGGAATTACCGAAACGGGAAATCTGGCTGCACCCCTGATTGATATCAATGGAGCCGGTAATGTAACCATCGATGGAAGGGTAAATGCAACAGGTTCAGTAAAGGACATGATAATCACCAATACCAACACATCAGCCACAGCAGGAACTTCAACGATACGGTTTATCAACTCTGCCGAAAACAATAACGTGAAATATTGCACTATTAAAGGTTCAGAAACAAGTGCCACAATGGGGGTCATCTTTTTCTCAACAGCCACAGCCGGCAATGGAAATGATGGAAACACAATTGACAATAACAATATTACAAGCGATGCGGCCGGCAGACCTATAAATGCCATATATTCAGCGGGGTCGGCAGGCTTTGAAAACAGCGGAAACACCATCAGCAACAATAATATTTATGATTTTCTAAAGAATGGAACGGCTTCAAATGGTATAAATCTTGCCGGCTATAATATCACATGGACTATTACGGGAAATAGTCTGTATGAAACAGCATCTTTCGTACCAACTGCTTCTGTTGCATACACGGCCATAAATGCTTCAGCTATTACTTCAACCGACCTTACCGTAAGCGGAAACTTTATAGGTGGAAATGCTCCTTCGGCTGGCGGTACCGCCTGGACGAAGACGAACGCTTTCAGTAATGTTTTCACTGCTATTAATTTGAATGTTGGAACCGGCACGGCGAGCAATGTTCAAAATAATACCATCCAAAACATGGCATGGAGCAATTCCGGGAACGCAACATGGACAGGGATTAATATTGCGGCAGGTAATGTAAACGTTGGCACGGTCACCGGTAATGCCATTGGGGCTGCAACCGGTGCAGGCTCCATTACGGTAACCGGTAGCGCAACCGCTGCGAATGTATATGGAATTAATATCGCAAGTGCAGGAACTGTCGATTGCCAAAACAACACCATTGGCTCCATCACTGCCGCTAATGATACTGCTGCTTTTGCAAGTAACATATACGGGATAAATAAGACCGCCGTAGCAGGAACCACCACCATCAGCAACAATACGATAGGAAGCACCACCACGGCCAACAGTATCCAAGCCAGCTCAGCCAGTACAGGTAACGCCCAAAGTGTTTTTGGAATTTATTCTACAGGAACTGATACTATCACCATAAACAACAATACGATAGCCAATCTTAAAAATAGTACAACCAATGCGACTGCCGGCACAGCAGGGCGTATCAATGGTATTGTATCTACAAATGGTACAAATACCATATCTCATAATACCATCCATGATTTGACCATAGCCAATGCCAATAATAAAGCAACCAATACAGCCTCTGTTTGCGGAATCGCACTAACCGGTGCAACACTAAAGACCGTATCCGGAAATACAATTTACAATTTATCCAATACTTACGCTTCTTTCGCCGGCAACGTTGTTGGTTTGTATTTTACCGGCTCCACTGGTGCCAATGTTGTTTCGGATAATTTTATCCATAGCTTAACGGTAGAAGGAGCTACTTCTACTACAGCTTCAGTGTATGGTATCAAGATAGCCTCAAGCGTTGCTACCTACTCCAACAATATCATAAGTTTAGGCGGAAATACAAAAACAACCATTTATGGCATCTCCGAAGCGGGGGCAGAAGACCACAATAACAATCTCTATTTTAATACGGTATATATTGGGGGAAGTTTGGGTTCAGGAACCAATAAGTCATACTCTTTATATAGTATTGTTACTGCAAACACACGTAATTTCAGAAATAACATCCTGGTGAATGCCCGTTCAACCACAGGTGGTACAAGTTTGCATTATGCCGCTTACTTTAACAATGCAGCTAGTCCTAATTTGATACTTGGTTATAACGATTACTATGCTCCGGGTACCGGCGGGGTATTGGGCTATTACAACGGTGCGAATGTTATTACACTACCACTTATTGCCGGGCAGGATACCAACAGCTTAAACACCGACCCAAGCTTTTTCAATGCCGGTTCAACGGTTGCGACAGATTATAAAGTCAATATACACCTTACCGGGATAACAATTTCCGGTATCACGACGGATTTCGGTGGCGCGCCAAGGGGGGAGCCTCCCTGTATGGGCGCCTGGGAGAAAATCCTGCGGAAATGGAAGGGCTCGATCAGCACTGATTTTGCGAATGACACCAACTGGACAGACGGGACTGTGCCCCTGGCCGGAGAAAATATATTATTTGATAATGATCCCGACCGGGATTGTTACCTGGATGGAGACAGAATAATCGGCAATTTAATCATCAACCAGCCTGTTGATAAAATGGTACTGAATGGATACCGGTTATCGGTGAACGGAAGCCTTTTGCTTACAAATGGCGGGCAAATCGATGCCGGGTCATCCAATTCGACCATTGCTTTTACCGGCAGCATTGCCCAATCGATAAGCTCCGGAGCGTTTACGGATAATAGCGTATATAACTTTACGCTTAATAACAGTTCCGGAGTTTCGCTCAACGGAGACCTGGATATAAACTGGGTACTTGATCTTTCGAATGGCGCATTGACCTTGGGAACCGGTACATTGACAATAGCAGGAAATTCTCCTGCCAGAACAAGTGGTACCATTGATGCCGGCAATGCCGGTGCAACCCTTGCTTTTACTAATTCAAGCGCAATAACTCTTCCTGCCTCCATTTTCACAGGGGCAGTTAATAATATGACGATTGATGGGACCGGCGGAGTTACTGCAAGTGGCGATTTTTCTGTAAATGGCATTTTGTATCTTCAAAGCGCAAACCCATCATCATTAAAAGGCAGTCTTGACATGGGCAGTAGTTCAATTCTGACTATGGGAAGCAGTGCCACTACTATCGGAGCAGGTGATGTTACAGGGATTGTTAAACGGACAACCCTGGTTGCCGCCACTTCATACACCTTTGGGAATCAGTACACAACAATTGACTTTCAGGCTGGGGGAACATTACCGGATGATATCAGCGTGAAAATCACCATCGGCTCGGCGCCTTCATGGAAAACGGATGCTATCCTTCGGATATATGATATTGTGCGTACAGGAGAATGCGACAATACCGTAATATTAAACCTGCATTACCTTGATAGCGAACTCAACGCCAATCCGGAAGCCGATTTGTTCTTGTGGGATTATCAGGCGGGTATACCGGAAATTGATGCACATGAGAAAACAAATGGCAGTACTATTGACAAATGGATTGGAATTTCAAACCTTAATATCTCTTATTTTCCGACTGTCTTTGATGATCATATCTGGACACTGTCAAAAGAAATATATGTGGTGTTCGAAGGCTCAAGAGGTTGGCGTATGATCTCCTCGCCTACTGCCACCAGTTACGGGGACCTGCTCAGCGGGTTTATCACGCAGGGGGCTACCGGTTCCACTTATCCGCTCAACCAACCCAACTGTCTTTGGTTTGATGAAACCGATACCCTCACTACCAATATGAGCTGGCGTACTATGGGCAACCTCACTAACAGCATTACCCCCGGACGCGGCCAATTCTTCTTTGTATTTGATTCGGTTTCCGGCGCCTACAACGACACTTTGCCCCGCAAGATGAGCACCGGAGGAAACGCTAATTATACCAGCGGAACCTTCTCCTTCGGTGGTGGAAATCAGCCCGTAACCTTTTCTCCCAGGGCAGGAGGACAAATAAACACAGGCCCTGGCGATACCATCTTTTATGATACGAATATCAGCGATGAGGGCTGGAACCTGCTGGGAAACCCCACTTATTCCACCCTCAACTGGGATGCCCCGACCGGATGGACCAAAATTAACCTGGATAACAACATCTATATCTGGGATCCCGGAGCCAACTCCGGGAACGGCGAATACAAGGTTTGGAATGGCCATAACGGTTCTTTAGACAATGGACTGATCGCCCCCTACCAGGCCTTCTGGGTGCATGCATCTGCAGCCGTCCCGGGGCTGAGTTTTACAAATAGTGTGTTGACATCCGGCGGCACATTTCACGGCGGTGGCAGTTCTGTAAAATCACAACAAGCCGGCCCCAACCCCTCTGCCATTAACCTCAGCCTGAATGCCGGCGGGTTGCAAAGTACCGCGATTATTTCATTCATGGCAGATGCCAAAGTAGGGCCCGATACCTGGGATGCCTACCGTCTTGAGCCGCCTTCTGATTCCTGGCTGGAGTTGTTTACCTTATCTTCTCCTTCACACACCATGCCGCTGGTGATCAACAACCTCCCTGTTGACAAGCCGGATTTTCTCGATCTTCCCCTCTTTGTTGGCGGTCAGCAGCATAGCCAAAGTCTGGACGGAAACTACACCCTGCATTGGGAACTGCCACCCGACTGGCCGGCGGACTGGGCCATCAGCCTGCACGATAACCAAAGGGAGAAAGCCATCTCCATGAGCCACAATCAAAACTACGACTTCGAATTCTATAGTACTAAAAGCAGCGCAGCGACCACGGATTCAATAAGCGTCCCCACGCTGCCCGTCAGCATTATTAATCCTGTTTCCCAAAAAAGTACGCTCAAGAGTACCAACCAACTGCCACCATTTTCCATCATAATTCAAAAAGGCACCTACGTCGATAATCCCGCGTACATGGCGCCACAGGCAAAGCTGCTGCAAAACTATCCCAATCCTTTCAGCAACAGCACCACCCTGCGCTTCAGCCTGCCCTTGGCCGCGAACGTGACCCTTGAAATCTTCGATCTTTGCGGACAAAAACTGGAAGTGGTGGTGGCCAACAGGTATTTCGAAGCCGGCATACACAACATGATATGGTATAGCTGCGGTAAAAAATCGGGTATTTACTTCGTGCGTATGAAAACCAAAGAAACAAATGAAGTCATTAAACTGATTATTCAAACATGAAAAAGTCCATATTCAGGCTGTTCTCCTTCGTCTTGTCTCTTTTATTTTTCTCAAACCTTCATGCCCAGGAGGCTGTCAGCATCACTGCATCGGCTACCGTGTTGGAAATCAGCGAGATTGAGTTGGTGACCATCAAAGAGATGAATGTTGATGGATCCTTTGCCGAAAACGGGATAGTGAATATCTCGCCCGTCACCGATATGAATGCGGGGGAGTTGCTGGTAAAGGGCCGGGCCAATGCGCAGATGCGAATTACCTCTCCGAACCAGACTGTGCTGGTAAACACCTCAGGGCAGGGGACCCTTATTTTTTATTATGTTTTAAGCGGTTTCTGGTCAGATAACAAGCAAGCATCCGAAATCCTGAACGCACCCGATCGCATACTTCAATTCAATGAAGAAGGACAATACTACCTGTGGGTTGGCGGGCGGGTGGACATCAACAATGCACGCCCTGGAAATTATGAAGGCGAATTCATTCTTGAAATAGAATACATTTAACCATGCAAGCCGGCACAAAATATATTTTCCTGTTGATCTCCACAACTATCCTGGTGATGGCAGGCGCTCTCAATGCCCAACACATCAGTTTTGGCACCTGGGCCGGCGCCGGCCTCACCCTGACAAATGGCACCCCCTACGAACTCAATTTCAACGATAAAACACCTTTAATAATAACAGGAATTAATCAAAGCGTACCCATTTCACTCACCGATATGGAAGCTGCTGTGCTGACCATTGAAGGCACAGAATACCTGGATGTGACGGTTTACGTGGATGCCCCGCCAACACTTGAACTGGATGCCACGAACAGCATTCCGCTAAGTATCAGGTTCGCTTATTCCAACCTGGGTCCGGCGGATATTGCGACCGCTAAAATCCAGGCCGTGGAGGTACCGGCCGGGTTCAACTCGGCCACTTTTCCCATTTTCCGGCGCACAAGTGGACCGCCAGGTCCACCGCCAACACCCCCGCTTGAAGGGTACACTCCGCCACAAAAAACGGCTTACCTGTTTATTTACGGCACGCTGGGGCCTGTGGGCAATGTGAATGCAGGACTTTATGATGGAACTATTAATGTGACGGTAGAGTATAGTACCTATTAGTGAAAAGGGGCAACAGAAAATAATTGAAAATTGATAATTGAAAATGTACAAAGAGATAAGCCAGAAGATGAAAAGTGAAAGTAAAAAGTGGGGGATCATCCTGCTGCTTGCGCCTGGATTGTATTCCGGGGTGGTGCAGGGGCAATTCATGCGGATGAACTTCGAAGTAAAAGCCAATGTTCGCATGGAGCAGATTATGCCATTTGATTTTAACACAACCGCTCCATCATCTGATATTGAAGTGGAGAGTGGAACACAAATCCTGCAAGCTTCGGGTGTGTATTCCCTTGTTGGCTTGGAAAACATATCGGTGATGGTACGTGTGGAAGCGCCCGATGTGCTGCTTGACGAGCAAAACAATACTATTCCTTTTGAGTTGACGATGGCCTGGCAGAACGACGGCACACAGGACGAAGCAACCGCAAAACCGGCCAAAGACAATAAATCTGTTTTCCCACTGAGTAACAGTGGCCTGTTGATTAAAAATATGAAAGAGGCGCCTGCAGTGCTGTACGCTTACATATTCCTTAAAGGAACTGCAATAATACCGAGAACAGCAACCTCCCCTTATGAGGGCAGGGTGCATCTGATTGTTGAATATGAATAAACCCGATGTTTAACCAAAATTTAAAGGCCATGAAAAAACAAAATCTACCCTGGCATGCAGGTTGTAGGGCATCCCCCTACAAAAAAATCAGCATTTCTCCCACAAAGAATTTCTGAGTCCCTTACACCCGGGGAACTCAGACTCATCTAAATTTGCATCCACACAAAAGACTACCAAATATGAAACTTTTAATTGCAGATGGCTCATCCATGAAAAGAAACAATTCATCCTGAATGAACAAATTGCGAACCTTTTTGTAAATACAGCGTATAAATGCTAAAAGTTCAAATACCATAACAAAAAAATCAAATCAAAATTAACCCTTAAAGAAATTAAACTTTTTTAAACCCAAAACTATGAAACATAAATCAATTTTTACAATTTTCGCGGCCCTCACAATGGTGTTGGGCTTTGCAATGACTGGCTTAGGCCAGCAAAATGATAATGCAGTCATTGCAGCAAATGCAACCGTTGTTGGTGCAGTTGTAGTAGATTCAGTACAATCATTGCAATTTGGTAATGTAACTCCGGGAAATACAAAAACTATCAGTACAACTGGTACAGTTGCAGTTGGATTTGCTGGTGGAACTACCGAAACTGAAGGTAAATTTTCTGTGACTAAAGGTGCAAACTCGCAGGTAACGCTTACCTTTGCATTACCATC from Bacteroidales bacterium includes these protein-coding regions:
- a CDS encoding T9SS type A sorting domain-containing protein, whose protein sequence is MKKILLRSFFAIVFVIVNLFLTNNAFAAITQRGTSTTGTTTNTNVTISKPTGVVTGDVMIVNIAKVGNNTTAPSLSGWTLINGVSLGGGTARYGAVLYKVAGASEPTSYTFALGTGTTSAVGSIVAFYGVDVSGATPFDVTPGTILVSSASSTAVGATTITTATTYAAVIMFGMAASTAPTWSGWTTTSPGALTELYDNNVGTTASVGAAWAIKAASGATGAGAATLSSAERNGGILIALKPKQTITTGTISGSPFCAGAAVSVPFTITGTFTSGNIFTAQLSDASGGFTSPVAIGSLTQTTAGTISGTIPSGTLTGTAYRIRVVSSNPVITGTDNGSNLTVNPLPTVTYTLTATPSTIYNGSSSTLSLSGSQTGVNYQLRIVTTPVGSAVAGTGSAISFAPVSPGSTTTYNVLATNATTGCSVQQTSTATVTVLSTCITTHPSNVTICSGAGTSFSVVASGSPSYQWQVSTNNGGSWANITAAGAEPGYAGWTTSTLTLTGTIPSNNAYQYRCVLSGGCGQTSNAATLTLQIINISYTLSASPGLVSVSGSSTLTLSGSQTNVNYQLRTGTTPIGSPVAGTGSSISFAAVNPTTSTQYNVLATTTSGGCSAQITDTRTVIVNETGIIIDLATCNGQPGLNFFTNSDFGTTSTNNYQTPDQALFPGVVLGYPLGAYTNYIYGLIGNAIPDSNYIIANSTAGMYRTPQQVMGTDVWLYTEDRSSTPGIGDMYIVNASYTPGVFYTEVLTNLCENTRYEFRSEMINLYAANWVPNGSDYLNYFPKDGQGNYYSILPNVDFMLDGRVALNTGNIMNDGSWKTYGFTFRTDTGQTSLTLTMRNNSTGGIGNDIALDNILMRACGPEIDITINTTLPVCPGLPVTMTANLIASDYLTPEYQWQKSTDNGVTWNDISGANDSTYTSTNPAYGDEFRFLVAETTASLDNPNCSVASNPVSITTTAGITGTTPGSVCGTGTVTLGATANSGSTINWYANLTGGSSLGTGTSYTTPTISSTTTYYVEATNAGCTSNPRTSVVATVNTSVTASVSISASTGNSICSGTNVTFTATPTNGGATPSYQWKLNGGNVGTNSPTYSNNTLANGNTISCVMTSSISSCITGSPATSNTITMVVGTSVPASVSISANPGNTICQGTSVTFTAVATNGGATPNYQWKNNGSNIYGEVSNVYTTTSLVQGDIITCVMTTSLACATGSPATSNSITMTVNSVPTTATISTTPLNYCGVLVSGALGGNTPVVGTGAWSQVSGPGTTTFSDSTSGSSTATATAYGTYVYRWTISNETCTPSTADVTVNYYATPTATISGTTTVCQNATSPNITFTNPQNLPVTITYDINGANQTTINVDASDSATVAAPTTTAGAFAYNLVSVVYQSAPACSNTISGTATVTVTPTVGTPTAITISEGTEPTCQLTDGTTTTTYATTATNNTGFNWSLSNGSAGSLDPTTGVMTWANGFSGSVDIQVTANGCNGPSAQVIRTVTITTLPIATFSYTGTPYCQNAANPSPTFSGGGVAGTFSSTAGLVFVSDVTGEVNLSASTAGIYTVTNTIAASGGCVEVIASSTITITTLPTATIYYAGSPFYMSELPQSVTLTGTAGGTYTASPAGLSINALTGTITSASTAGIYTVTYTIAALGGCGEVTATTSVTVLTGDIIAVSGSTGADGYYASLTKASGAFAAINAQNQSGNTIIITIAKSSNTETGANSLNAGDWTTLTLYPTATGITISGTFAGPLINLNGADNVTIDGRVNATGAVKDLTITNTNAGTSASTIRFINSAENNTVQDCTIKGAETSTTKGIIFFSTATAGNGNDGNTIDNNDIISDAAGRPINAIYSAGSTGFENSGNTISNNNIYDVWRTASNSYGIQLAGFTTDWTISGNSFYETTTFIPTGARTYNAIRVVNTSGNNFIVSGNYIGGQAAQCGGSPLTVSAGVAHLFRGIYLNVGDTTASSVQNNTIKNFNYTSTSTNPWQGINIIAGSVNIGTATGNIIGSATGIESVLITGSATGTNVYGINIASEGTVDCQNNTIGSITAANDTANFASNIYGINKTGAGIITISNNTVGSITTASSINASSASTANAQSVIGISSAGTGTLTINNNTISNLTNSTNNPTAATAGIINGIKSTSGTNTISNNTIRDLSIANANTSATNTASACGIALTGATLKTVSGNTIYNLSNTYDAFAGNVVGLYFTGSTGANVVSGNFIHSLSVTGASSVAAKVYGIKIAAGVTTYYNNIINLGGNTATNIYGIYETGVANNNNNLYFNTVYIGGSLSSGATNKSYALYSNSSANTRNFRNNIFENARSTTDGASLHYAAYFNYAVITRLTFDYNDYYAPGTGGVLGYYNAANVTTLPLITGFDANSLAIDPVFANAGGTTATDYIPSSGNLAGTKISTIPTDYLLNNRANTPTMGAFEGTLVLYVDVYKSGVFQSAYPRLKDAFDRINDGTHIDALELRINANITETTSAVLYQSGYTGAGGTSNYTSVNIYPTVTGITETGNLAAPLIDINGAGNVTIDGRVNATGSVKDMIITNTNTSATAGTSTIRFINSAENNNVKYCTIKGSETSATMGVIFFSTATAGNGNDGNTIDNNNITSDAAGRPINAIYSAGSAGFENSGNTISNNNIYDFLKNGTASNGINLAGYNITWTITGNSLYETASFVPTASVAYTAINASAITSTDLTVSGNFIGGNAPSAGGTAWTKTNAFSNVFTAINLNVGTGTASNVQNNTIQNMAWSNSGNATWTGINIAAGNVNVGTVTGNAIGAATGAGSITVTGSATAANVYGINIASAGTVDCQNNTIGSITAANDTAAFASNIYGINKTAVAGTTTISNNTIGSTTTANSIQASSASTGNAQSVFGIYSTGTDTITINNNTIANLKNSTTNATAGTAGRINGIVSTNGTNTISHNTIHDLTIANANNKATNTASVCGIALTGATLKTVSGNTIYNLSNTYASFAGNVVGLYFTGSTGANVVSDNFIHSLTVEGATSTTASVYGIKIASSVATYSNNIISLGGNTKTTIYGISEAGAEDHNNNLYFNTVYIGGSLGSGTNKSYSLYSIVTANTRNFRNNILVNARSTTGGTSLHYAAYFNNAASPNLILGYNDYYAPGTGGVLGYYNGANVITLPLIAGQDTNSLNTDPSFFNAGSTVATDYKVNIHLTGITISGITTDFGGAPRGEPPCMGAWEKILRKWKGSISTDFANDTNWTDGTVPLAGENILFDNDPDRDCYLDGDRIIGNLIINQPVDKMVLNGYRLSVNGSLLLTNGGQIDAGSSNSTIAFTGSIAQSISSGAFTDNSVYNFTLNNSSGVSLNGDLDINWVLDLSNGALTLGTGTLTIAGNSPARTSGTIDAGNAGATLAFTNSSAITLPASIFTGAVNNMTIDGTGGVTASGDFSVNGILYLQSANPSSLKGSLDMGSSSILTMGSSATTIGAGDVTGIVKRTTLVAATSYTFGNQYTTIDFQAGGTLPDDISVKITIGSAPSWKTDAILRIYDIVRTGECDNTVILNLHYLDSELNANPEADLFLWDYQAGIPEIDAHEKTNGSTIDKWIGISNLNISYFPTVFDDHIWTLSKEIYVVFEGSRGWRMISSPTATSYGDLLSGFITQGATGSTYPLNQPNCLWFDETDTLTTNMSWRTMGNLTNSITPGRGQFFFVFDSVSGAYNDTLPRKMSTGGNANYTSGTFSFGGGNQPVTFSPRAGGQINTGPGDTIFYDTNISDEGWNLLGNPTYSTLNWDAPTGWTKINLDNNIYIWDPGANSGNGEYKVWNGHNGSLDNGLIAPYQAFWVHASAAVPGLSFTNSVLTSGGTFHGGGSSVKSQQAGPNPSAINLSLNAGGLQSTAIISFMADAKVGPDTWDAYRLEPPSDSWLELFTLSSPSHTMPLVINNLPVDKPDFLDLPLFVGGQQHSQSLDGNYTLHWELPPDWPADWAISLHDNQREKAISMSHNQNYDFEFYSTKSSAATTDSISVPTLPVSIINPVSQKSTLKSTNQLPPFSIIIQKGTYVDNPAYMAPQAKLLQNYPNPFSNSTTLRFSLPLAANVTLEIFDLCGQKLEVVVANRYFEAGIHNMIWYSCGKKSGIYFVRMKTKETNEVIKLIIQT
- a CDS encoding DUF4402 domain-containing protein, producing the protein MKKSIFRLFSFVLSLLFFSNLHAQEAVSITASATVLEISEIELVTIKEMNVDGSFAENGIVNISPVTDMNAGELLVKGRANAQMRITSPNQTVLVNTSGQGTLIFYYVLSGFWSDNKQASEILNAPDRILQFNEEGQYYLWVGGRVDINNARPGNYEGEFILEIEYI